Genomic segment of Malus domestica chromosome 15, GDT2T_hap1:
TAGAACGATACTCTAAATTCATGCAACCAGACATAGGGGGGTAATTGGCTGCAAAATCAACAAATATGAGTACTAACATAACAGCAGtcagaaaacaagaacaaatgaCTTATTAACATTTTAGCGAACTTCAAAACCGTGATTAAGTCCAATCAAAATAAATACATCTTACCGCAAAAATTgtaaataaatcaaaagaaaTAGACAAAAAAGGGTCTTGAAAATCTATCATAACACCTTCAATTTCTTCGTCCACAAGATATAATAACACATAATCACTtggaaaattcaaaagaaaaaaattcccCATTAAAACAAGCAGTCCAGCAAGATATAATAACACATAATCACttagaaaattcaaaagaaaataaaaactcccCATTAAAACAAGCAGTCCAGCAACACTGGAAGTACACAACACATAAGATAAGGCACAAAATAatggttttttttaaaacaaaaaacatcgTAGCAATAACACAAAATAAAAGTGCGAGGTTTAAAGGCATACTCTTCCATTTACTTTAAGATAtgttttttccaattttattaCTACACAAAAGGCCGCTACAacagaaattttatttttgagaaatctTCCAAAACCGTATAACAAAAACAATTACCTACGAATAAGGCAAAACAGCCTAAATCATAGGTTTGAAACTTTCACAATATGCTATATACCACACATAAACACACAAAAGCACAAACATTATCTCAAAATATTCGAGCAGACACTCCAAAGAAGCAACCTCATAAACCTACAAGAAAACCAATCGACAAACACATAGATTTATGCAGAAAACCAAGTTCAACCCATATGCACAAGATGCTATGGCATAATTAGAACAGCAGCCATGTTTCTCCTCTCCTGTAATCTATAAGAACATCAGCCATAAACCGTTAAACACAGCcacaaaaatcaatcaattaatAGAAACAACAAGCAAATAAAATTATAGCAACTTGTAAATATAAAAGCAGACTACCAAGATTTAGAATTTACAATGTAACGATGTTATTTAAAGGGATCTCTCACCTCTTCATCACCATCCTCATCCTCAAACTCTACATCTTCCTCTACTAACTGCTCTTCCTCTCCCGTCTCGCCATTATCATCTTCATCTGCATCATCATCCTCCCCTTGCTCATGCCCATCAATCTCTCCCTCCGTGCTCGTCAACCGCCCTGTACTCTCCGGCTCTGCCAAATCCCCTTCATCATTGTCAACCTCTTCTTCCTCGTCATCTTCATCGtcgtcgtcatcatcatcatcctcatcatACTCAACCCCATCTTCCTCATCATCACTATCCTCAATCTCATGAACTTCCACCACATCGTCATCCTCGCCATCCTCATCGATTTCCTCACCAGAATCATTCTCATCATCCTCATCGGgctcctcctcatcctcatcgCCATCTTCACCAGCCGCAGCAAACCGGAACCCGTTCTCAGCCGGGTGATTCGCTCCGTTCACTCTGCCCGCAGTCACCGTCTCCTCCTCATCCGCATCACTCTCTTCATCCTCATCAACATCCACAACTCCCTCAACCGCCTCACTGTGCCCATTGGTCATCTCAAACGGCCGCTCCTCCCCGTCAATTTCACCACTCCCAGGATCATCCTCCTCGTCCTCttcatcctcctcctcatcgTCAGATTCCGGCCTCTCGTTCTCATCCGCGTCCATCTTATCCAAATACTTCAACGATTTAATCAATCCAAAAACCCTAGATCGATAATCCTTGACGTGCGTGACCGGACACTCATACAGATCAAGCGAGACGAGCCTCAGCTGCGCCAGCGGCGCGAGATCCTCGACCTGCTGAATCCGATTGTTTGAGAGGTCGAGATCCCTCAGCGAGTTGAGTCCGGCTTCGACGAGGAATTCGAGGCCGCCGGCGATTCTGTTATCAGAAAGGATGAGCTTCTGGAGATTTCGGAGCCTCGGGAACTGCTCCAGGGACGAAACGCCGACGTTTGCGATTGAGAGGTGCTGAAGGTTCTGGAACTTCTCTAGAAGGCCCGGAGGGGGCAGGCGACCCTGGACACACTTAACGGCGCCGTCAAGGGTTAGGGCTCGAGCCGCGGCGTGGTCAGTCTGGCCCTCTAGCGCTGTCTCAACGGCTCGCTCCCAGATCTCGTCCATCAAATTCGAAACCCTAATTTATCTCATACAAagaacaaaaatacaaaatttctccctaatttttcttttcttctatcaTATATTTTCTGAAAAATCACTGGAGCTACGATTTTTCAATTCCCGGGAAGAAGGAAAATGGGGAGAAAAACCGAAACCCTAGATTCAAAGGGAAAAAACGACACGAATCCTAATCGTTTTGTCTCTCTGAGCCGCCTTAAAACCCTAAGCTTTTATATGTACGGACGGACTCTTCTGCAAGTAGGAGATGCTTCAGGACCAAAAATGAAATTCCTCTCTCTACCtctccctctcctctctctttccctctctactttctctctcctaTTCGTATTGGGCGAGCGGGCGAGCGGGCGAGCGGGATAAACCTCTAGAGGGGGCTCGTTGGTCTTTGCCCTCCGTCGCTAGGGTTCGGGGGGCTGAACCTACCCACATCGAAAAATAGGGGGGCCGTTGGATGTTGAAGGCGCGGATCGGTGACGTGGATAAATAGACGGTGGAAATTGTAGTTTGTTGTGTTTGTTTGTACGGGGAGAGAGAGGTTgagagaagaggagagaggatTTCGGCTCCGCATGAAAGAAGACACGTAACTGCTGAAGGAAATATCAGTTAGCTTACAGAAATGCCTATGTGATCTGACCAAATTACTTGATTGCCACGACGCTTCGTGACGGAGCATTTGCGTTTCATGTCGTAATTTCCACgctgcttttgtttgtttcctaCTATTTATCTACGACATGCTTTTTATGCTTGTTTTGACGCGGTGGTAAAActaaaacaccacatctttTGGTAAAATAGTGACGTAATCTTTGAGTTTGTTTGAGCTTCTAAATTAAAACAATtctcttttaattttaattaaattagaggAATAATCTCTAAACTATAAATTTATTATCATTGGTATCTTAACtcattaaaatgtatatttatagtcattttcgtcaactatgtcaaaataagttatgttgaaatgatcattactacaattaaGCTAAGGTTGAGGGTTCACTGCTCTAATTGAGTTAATTTTTAGGAACTATTTCTCTAGTTAgaataaagttgagggaccattggtacaatttttcttatttaattcTCCATATTTGCTCATTGATTTAACCTCACGTGCATAATACGTAactcattttaacgaaaattctaatagaattgacgaaaatgaccatggTTGCACATGTTGATGAGTTTAGAAATCAATGATAATAAATTTGTAATGAATGAATCATTgcttcaattaaattaaaattaagacaCCATTAATACAATTTACTGTTTTAATCTTATGTCTAGTAATatgatattgtttttttttttcagttgatAAAAGTGTGACATGAGTTGGACTAACATGAGCACAATATGAATCATAgcacacatttttctttttttcacttTCCTTATAAAAAAAGATCAGCTTGTGACTTCACAATAATAGTCCACTCTTTCAAGGGCCAAGAAGACTAAGAAATGCATTTAATCATATCACACAATTGAAATGATAAGAAAATCGAATGCTTAGCCGAGTTGGGAGTGTCCCCTTTCTCGCTCAAATACAGAAGGATTACGACGATCATGAGAAGGAAGTTACGCCACTAGGCCTCCCCACTGTGTCTGCCACTTTCACTTCCATTTTGTCCACCGCTGCTTCTAAGCTCGGTATAACCAGGTGCCAGCTTCGGCGGCAGCACATACATCACATTTGGAGAAGGACTTGATGTAGATGGGCACCGAAACTGCCTGGTAACTGGACATGCACCTGAACTTGGGGGGTTTATAGTATGAGTTGGATTAGGCTGTTGGTTAGGTTGGGGCTCTTCCGTGTCCATTCCTTCCACACCATTCTCATACTTTTGTCCCGCCGTCTTTAGATCAGAAGTCCCATATGGAACCTGGGATTGCCAGAAAGTAGTTGATTGATTCATCGGACCTTGAGAATTACCTTTACGCTCATACTCTTCTTTACATACGGGTGGTGGAATGTTCATGTCTAATCCCTCGTTTGGCTTGTTCGGTTTTCTTTCAAGCAGCTTTTCCCTCTCCAAATAAAGTGGTAAATCAACAAAATCAACTTTAGATGATGAAGAACGGCCTGAAGCGATTACAGTGGTAGGGAATGCTCTTTCTGGAGGAACTGCAGGAGTGTAATTAGATGGGAGCAAGTCGTCCCAGTTCTCCAAGAgctccttgtagacttttcggAGAGTAACTTCAGTAAGACCAGTCACCTTACAAATCTCTGCCTGAGTTTTTCTCTTGTCTTCAAGCTGGCAGGCTAAATATATTGCAGCTGCGGAGATACTAATGGGGTTCCTACGCGTGCAGAAGCACTTGTTGATGACAACCTCTCCAATGTGAGTCGCCAGTTTCTACACGAAAGTATGTGATCATGGACTTCATCAGGAGAACAACTCAAGTTCAACACTCTCATCATAGAACACAACAATTTAAGTCACAAAAAGTCAAGTCAACTCTGTAGTCTGTATATTGAAGATATGCATGCAGGCGAAGCAAATAAGATGTGGCGTTGGTTATGAAGCATAAAATACAACAATTTAAGTCACAGAAAGTCAAATTCAAGTCTGTAATCTATATATTGAAGATATGCGTGCAGATGAAGCAAATAAGATGTGACGTTGGTTAAGAAACTGTAATGTTATTTACAGAGTTATTAAAAATGTGCCTCCATTTAGCTTTCAATTACACTGGAACTAGTCAATCAAGACTAGAATCCAGCAGATATTGGTTTGAATAGCTGTTGTGAGATAACACACCTTCAAAACTTTTaactccaaaatctgtttttgtaCTTATTacagaaaaacaaaatcttTTCGATTGCACATAAAATGCCAGTGCCACATTTCCTTCCTTCAGTAATCATCTAACCATACAACAAGAACGCATATGCATCCAGAAGACTCATTTCAAGTGATGTAAATTCAATGAGCAGTCCAAGTAGCGAATTCAGCATCGGAACAAAAGGTACCTGAGCAGATTTATTGAGCTGGAGGAGAGTGCAAAACCGCGGCATATGCACCGATATCGAATTGCTGTTGATGGGCTGACTAAGCTGCAGTGCTTCTCCAAGTATCTTAATGTACTTGCCAATTTCTTTCTGGGGCACATTTGCAGCAATGGAGATTTCCTGCAATACAGAAACCAAACGCCAATTCACAACATCCATAACCCGAAACAACCACAAAACTTGAAAACCCATCATCAAAATCCAGACTTTTAATAAACAAATCAACTCAAAATGCATCCAATTAACCCAATTAGCACTAATGAGTGAAATTACCTGGAGGGTTCTAGGCTCTTGGGCCTCTCTGATAGCCTGGACCAGAGCAGCAGTCGCGAGAGCTTCAACGCTGCGATTCCGCAAGCAAGTGGTGGAGCAGCAGTCCCTGAAGAGCTGAAACGCGTGGTCCGAGATGTCGTTTTCCAACCCCAGAATCGAAGCGACATCGATGATTTGCATGTAGGCCCTCAGATTATCCACCACCACGGTGGACGACGACGAGGatgtggaggaggaggaggtggatt
This window contains:
- the LOC103401175 gene encoding acidic leucine-rich nuclear phosphoprotein 32-related protein-like, which codes for MDEIWERAVETALEGQTDHAAARALTLDGAVKCVQGRLPPPGLLEKFQNLQHLSIANVGVSSLEQFPRLRNLQKLILSDNRIAGGLEFLVEAGLNSLRDLDLSNNRIQQVEDLAPLAQLRLVSLDLYECPVTHVKDYRSRVFGLIKSLKYLDKMDADENERPESDDEEEDEEDEEDDPGSGEIDGEERPFEMTNGHSEAVEGVVDVDEDEESDADEEETVTAGRVNGANHPAENGFRFAAAGEDGDEDEEEPDEDDENDSGEEIDEDGEDDDVVEVHEIEDSDDEEDGVEYDEDDDDDDDDEDDEEEEVDNDEGDLAEPESTGRLTSTEGEIDGHEQGEDDDADEDDNGETGEEEQLVEEDVEFEDEDGDEEEEDYGGGYLVQPVAQAEEEDAGGSDMDPGNEEGDGEEEEVEDEEDDEVEVLPPSSSSQLKRKRDGDADSDDNGEDDEEDDDVVEYSKSSKKHR
- the LOC103401177 gene encoding plant-specific TFIIB-related protein 1 translates to MRCPYCSTGQARCATTTNSRRSITECTLCGRVVEERQSQFHHLFHLRAQDNPLCLVTSDLPTLPHTQQPNDADDEDPFLPAGFITAFSTWALEPNPLFLRSSLSFSGHLAELERTLESTSSSSTSSSSSTVVVDNLRAYMQIIDVASILGLENDISDHAFQLFRDCCSTTCLRNRSVEALATAALVQAIREAQEPRTLQEISIAANVPQKEIGKYIKILGEALQLSQPINSNSISVHMPRFCTLLQLNKSAQKLATHIGEVVINKCFCTRRNPISISAAAIYLACQLEDKRKTQAEICKVTGLTEVTLRKVYKELLENWDDLLPSNYTPAVPPERAFPTTVIASGRSSSSKVDFVDLPLYLEREKLLERKPNKPNEGLDMNIPPPVCKEEYERKGNSQGPMNQSTTFWQSQVPYGTSDLKTAGQKYENGVEGMDTEEPQPNQQPNPTHTINPPSSGACPVTRQFRCPSTSSPSPNVMYVLPPKLAPGYTELRSSGGQNGSESGRHSGEA